In the genome of Equus caballus isolate H_3958 breed thoroughbred chromosome 3, TB-T2T, whole genome shotgun sequence, the window CACCTTTCCAAATCTCGTTCTACTGCCCTCTCCGAGTCTCTAGCAAAGGGAAAGACTAGCCAGGTTTGACTTATAAACAATGGCAATAAATATGCCCCTGTGTTTTTCTAAACTGGTGGAACTGGACAATTTGATGGAAGGAAGAGTAGCACCAAATTCCATCGTAATACCAAAATCCATAACAATAAACCTCACTACTACATGGTGTGTCTTCAGGCTGAAGGAAAGGATGAAGTGGAGGGAACGTAcctatctttctttctctggagcTCCTCTTTATGAGCCTGACACCAGTCTGCGTGAAAGGTAAATAACCCTTGAGAGGTAGATGGAGGTACATATGTTTTATCAGCTTCTAAGCCCTCAAAGCAGGGCCTTCTGAAGGCAAAGTCTGTTTTACAACAGTGGTCCACAGCAGGGTTGATGCTTCGATTTTCATTTATTCCGCATAACTCTCCAATAACTAAATCCACCTGTACCAATGAAAGTTGGATTGGGGTTCTGAAATATGGTTAGATGAATAGTTAGATCTATTCTAAGATCCCTGTTCTAAGATCCCTGTTAACTTTACCCTGAAAAACCCACACACTCATAACATAACCCATGTATAAGGAAACAGGGCTGGGGGCTTAAATGGCATTATAAGAAAAGTTCAAGCCATAGCAATTTAGATGCCTATAGATTAATTTCTTGttaacatatatacaaatatgtaattGTGAGCAAGGAACCACAAACAGCCAAATGAAAGTGGCAGCCAAACACTGTAGCCCTTAGATTCATTCTCCTCCTGGGATGTCCCCCAGGACACTCTCCACCTCAGCCCTAAAGAGATACACGCAAGTTGTGATTGGGCTGGAAGCAGCAATTCTCTTACCGACCTGGTGGGGCAAGAGGGAGAATTTGTAACACTGCCTAAAATTATTGTTTCCTATATCATTCTGAAACAATATTGTGATTCCTAAGCCATTTGCCCTAACAAATTACTTCTAATATAAATAAGGAGTCAGAAAGATGATTGAGAAAACcccaagaaaatatttaagacattCTCCTTTGCTTCTTAGGATTTTTACACAGtgaaccaaaaacaaaacttgaCGTTCCTTACTTAATGTTGAAAACAATcaagagaggaagatggataaTCATTATAAATTAATAAGTACGATGTTATTTTGTGGGTGTTGGGGGACATAGTCAAGTATGTGGACCACGCTCACCAAATTATCGACGCAGGCGAACTCCTCACTCAGCGTGCAGCAGGTGGTCAACGCTGTCACCATTTCCTTGCCAAGAAAGGTCAGTTCTTCAGTGGAGAGCTGGGGTGCTATCTTTGTGAATTTGATAAGGTAGCTGAAAGAACACTTGTCTGTTTGGTTCTGAACAAAAGCAGATACCCCTCTTTCCTTGTCTAGCGACTTGAAATCTTGACCCTTCAAGGCTGAGGACAACCAGTGTAAGGGCAAGATGAACCTCAGCTCTCTCATAAAATGGTACAGAAACGTCTCTTCACTCCCTATTTTCATGCGCCTGCCTCCTAGATCTCTGTATTTTGGCTTCCTCCTAATTTCGTCTCAGAAACTCTCAGATTTGCTGTCATACTTTGCTGTCTTACCATCCTGTCTTACCTGTGAGTAAAGGGGCTCCTCAACAGCAAATATCTTGGCTAGCAAATAAAATCCTGCTTGAAACCTCTTGCATagttaataaacattttcaaggGAGAATTTAATAGATACATGTTAGAAAAGGATAGCCTGAGATGAAGGAAACTAAGATCTTTAATGGGCTGAGTTTGACTTCTCAGCTAAGAGTCAGATTGCAGAAATAGTGAAATCATATTTTTtgaactgtgttttgttttgatttgaagATGTTTGTTTTCAACACACACTACATTAGCATGGTAGTTAATTAAGAAAATCAAGAATAAACTGTGTATTATTCATGAAAGCTCACAAGAGCACTAAAAAATAACTATGGAAGTGTTAAGCAAATCCAGAATTATTTCCACAAACTCAGTAAGATGGATTGAAACCAGGGGCAAACCACCTTTTCCTTGGGAAATTGTAACAACCTGAAGTTTGCTCCAtcctccccattcccacccccaaAATGGGTCAGAATCCAGAGATTCAGGGTTGGGAGGAAGAAAGGTAAGTCCAAACAAAAACGAAAGTATAAGAGAACAATTTTTCCCAAATCCtgtatttctttaattctcaTTCCTGGTAAAGGCTTAGTACGACAGCTCAATGCGCATTCTTGAATTTTGTGCTTTTATTCTTTCCCAGAGTTTATGAATTCACCATAATTGAAAGACTGAGCTAAATTTTTGACTTGTGGCACTATTTTATCCTGGTCATAAGTGTTAACCCACTTGTGCAAACAACTTACTGGTATTTCAAGTCATCCTTCCCCAAATTCTGGACATGTTCACATTCTCGTTGTACTATCTTGAGGCTTCTCTGAGTTGTCTCATTGAATTTGTATTCCTGAGAATAAAAACAATCATGTTTATGAACATTTTATCTAAAATGTAATCATACACTCCATATTGACTtgtcaaataaaatttatatagtaCTTTCAAACAATGATTACCAGACATTACTCACTAAATTGAatgtagtttttaaatatatatgtgtaagaATTTGAATCTTTTCAATTATAGTTATAGATTCGTTTTTTGCTAAAATTTGAAAGTCCAAACTTTTATCctcatcttgtacatttttttagaGTTTTCCAGGTTATGAAGTATCATGCAAATCTTATGTTGACAATGATCATATTCAATCTTCACTTTGAAGTGGCCATAACAGTTATCATCTCATTTTTACATAATGAAAACTGGCCCTCTACATAATGAAGACTTGCCTAGAATTGCCTAGATAGTATTGCTACAGAACATTTCTAATcacatttatctttattttataccttctttttcattatttagaATTAGAACTTAAAACCTCCAATaattgtcttcaaatatttgacaAACTCTCTCTCTTGTGGCATAAAATTGGACATCTACTGAGTGGccaacagagagaaaaactacACACCACCGGATGGATGCTGTTGGACAAATCTGTCTACACACGGAAAAAGAATTTCCACCACTATGATTCACTAGCACCAAGGATCAGGAACAGACCTCCTCTTCAGAACAGGGGCAGAGTGGACTGAAACGCGTCTTCTTACTTCCTTGCTCGAATATGAATGAATGTAAACTGGCTTTTATGGCAAGCggaagcaattttttaaataaagcaaaaggaGTATATATCAAGTGAAAGAGAAACAAATCAGAAACGTCAAATAATTAATTTCTATAATACATAAGTGCATATGAATTGATATTAAAAATACACTAATTTCAACAGGAAAATGGGTAACAGACATGAACAAGTTGTTCATAGGAAATTTATAACTACAATAGCTAAAATCATATGGGAAAAGCTTAGcttcattaaaaaatcaaataaatgctTAAAACACAGCCACTCTTTTTTACATATAAATCTAGCAAAGCTAATTTCCATGTGCAGtgttggtggaggtggggtgAAATGAGCATTTTCAAGCACTGTTGCAGGACTATCTGCTGGTAAAACTTTCTGGAATGTAACTTAGCCATTTgtatcaaattttttttaaaagtctatataTTTTACCTAATAATTTCCCTTCTGATAATCTATCTTAAGAAAGTAGTCATAAATGTTAATAAAGATAGATGAAATAAGATACTCATCTCGGGGTTGCTTACAAAATTTTTTATAAACACCCTAACTAAACATCCAAAATGTCCAACACACAGTAGGAGGGTAGTTAAATTATTATAATGGGATACCATCATTTCAAATaaagtgtattttgaagtctgtTTAATTACATAAAAAGTTTTCTATAAAAAACAGATCCAAAAATTTCTGGGACCAGCCCATTGACATAGTGCTTAaattcacatactccacttcagtggcctggggtacACAGGTTTGGATGCCatgtgcggacctacacaccgctcatcaagccatgctgtggtgtcatctcacatacaaaaaatagaggaagattggcacagatgtcagctcagtgacaatcttcttcaagtgaaaaagaggcagattggagGCTGGTGCAGTGgggtagtggtgaagttcacgtgctGTGCTggggcgacccagggttcaccagtttggatcctgagcacagacccatgcactctcatcaagccatgctatggtggcatcccacatagaagaaccagaaggacttacaactaacataaacaactatgtactggggctttggggagggtagaaaaaaaaaagatgtaggatttgcaacagatgttagctcagggccaatcttcctcaccaagaagcatacctttaaaaaaattaaaaagaaaaaagaggaagattggcaacagatgttagctcagggacagtcttcctcaccaaaaaaacaaaaaaaagaccaaaagttTCTTAAGAAAGTACTATTcaaatcttatatatatatacgtatatgcacatatatatatgcatagatgcatagaaaagatgaaagaaaatgttaattacAGCTATTTCTCTGTGACagaaagtttttggttttttctttgtaacttttGGTACTTTCCTAATCatctttaataataatttattactttttcaatcataaataaaacaatatggtTCAATAAAATACAGagtacataaagaaaaatataaatgtaaaatatttaatagaaagAGTTTTTTGCACTGACATGCAGGATTGGTAGTTCAAAACATTATGCGTACCCAAACTGATGACTGGTCTTCCCTCTGGTCAGCTTACACTGAATTTGAAGTAGACTCAGATTGGTCAATCACATTTCAACCCCCTCaaactttgatataaatttttaagtgtCTCTGGTTTTGCTGTGTTTCCTTCTCTGAGTCCACAACAATGGAACCTACCGCATTGCCGTAACAGTCTGGAGGGTTCTCTGTACTGCAGCACTCTTCCAGGAGGTCCTCATACACTCTAGCGATTCTTAAAAGTTCAGGTGTAGACAGTTCTGGATGTCTTCTTGAGTATTCAAAAAGAAACCTGTGATGTATAAAATACTCTGGATATTAGAACTTAGAGAAAGAGCAAAACACCAAATCTCGCTATCTTTTAGTCTGATCAGACCTTTTAACGATGAGGCTGCTTTCAAATGCTACGTTCCTCCTCTGGTTTGGTCAAGGAGTGAGTGAAGAGGACGTTCTGACTGCAGGAGATCATTTTACAAAGATTCTCTTCCATGTTATGTTTCAAACTATCAATGCATTTACTACTAGGGAGGATAGAATTATTAGTTATTCAGAGTTAATTATTGGAATGATTTAACCCATAAAACATCAGACATAGTATATCATGCCACCAATACGTCAGAAGATGCATATGGAATGTAATTCTGCTGGAAAACACTTTCAAACTTCCAACTTGGGATGGTGGAAATATGGCTTCTCCCCACGCCCAGTGCCGCCTTGGTGAGAGATCATGGAGCAGCCTGTGCCCGTGACTTCATCCTGTCACTTCTCAACTATGGGAGAATCACTCCTGCAGCTCTAAATCACTGGCAGTGGTTTCCATGGCCTCAATGAGAGGCTCCAAGGGTCTAGGTAGGTGTGATTCAGGGAGAAagtgggaaagggagagaaaagaggctaacatttattaagccctTGGTAGGTGCAAGGCATTAGATCATGCTTCGGTCATAGGAGCTAAAGATCTGCTTCCTGGTCTTTACAAACACTTTCTCATTGACTTTCACTTAGTCCTCAAGGTAAGTActattttatagctgaggaaacaaAGTCTCAGACCAGTTAAGCACCTTGCTGTTAATGGAAGTATAAAATTTGAACCTAGGTCCCATGGGATATctacttaattcttttttaaactaaGCTGACTCTCTTCTCAAAGGAGGgatgtcttggggctggcccagtggcacagcggttgagttcgtacgttccgcttcggcagctgggggttcaccagttcagatcccgcaTATGGGCCTAcacaccccttggcaagccatgctgtggcaggcgtcccatatgtaaagtagaggaagatgggcacagatgttagctcagggccggtcttcctcagtaaaaaaagaggaggattggcagcagatgttagctcagggctaaacttcctcaaaaaaggctaatcttcctcaaaaaaaaacaaaaaaaaaaagaggtgtgTCTTCTCTAAGTACCTCAGCTGTGCTATTTACAGTCTTCTTCATAAAAGACCACTGTCTAGTCATTCAAAACAAGTTAAAAAGGTCCCCCATGTTTTGTGAGGGCAATACCTCACAATGGCCTATCAAGTCTAGGAAACActtttcatccctttttattttGCAGCCTTTAATTCTCCCGATTAATCTTGGTTTTTCTGACATCATGTCTCTTGCTTCCCCATCTGCCCCCTCTGTCCCATTTGTGGGATATATCCCCATAGCCTAAAGCAGAGGTGTTTAACCTTCAAAGAATCAGGGGCTCCTTGTATCTGATGTAAGCCATGGACTtttctttaagaataaaattacacCTAGAAACGCCCCACCAAAATGTTGCAAACAAAAACCCCTGGAAGCCTACCCTAGCCAGGCAGATCCACTGAGATCTTGCGTCAAACGCTTACGTCCAGAAAGACTGCACTTTAACACTCTATTGCTGGCTCAGCACGCTCACTGTTGGTCTATCATTTCTCCCCGCTTCGAACACTATGTTGTAATactgacgatgatgatgatggtaatgataaAAATTCCTTCCATTTAGCGAACACGAGTCAGGAACAAGTGAAATGCATACATCTATCATTTTGTTTCGTTTATTTGACTTAATATCCGTGACTCATGAGAAGTAATAAAGCTCAGTGGTTACAGGAGCAGGaatctggagccagactgcttgcgtttgaatcctggctccgtcacatattagctgtgtgactttggagcaagttaattaacctctgtgcctcagtttccttgcctgtaaaatgaggataataaaagcATTCTAACCTCAGAgggttgttttgaaaattaaattggtTAGTAGATGAGAAGCACTTAAAATTTGGTAAGTATTCTTTAACCTATATCTTTGTTCCAGACCTCCTTCCAGAGCTCCAGGATCACAAATAAATTTGTCTAGTGACATTTCCAACTAGTTACTCTACAGAAATCTCAAAGTCAATGTGCTCAGATCCAAACAGATTCTCTTTCCCACAAAACCTTCACCCATACTTCCCATCTCATTGAATCTGAAAACTACTTACCCAACCACCTAAGCCCCAAACTGGTATTCATTCCAGATGAAGtttctaaaagacaaaagtgATTTTGTCCTTCCTTATTCTTCGGTGAAAATCCTTCAATAGCATCTTGTTACTTTGCTTGCCTTCATAATCTGACCCCATCTGCCTGACACTACCCTCGCCTCTCACTGCAAACACCCTACTCACAGCCACAAATACATCAAATAGTTTTATACTTCTATCTCTGCTCTACCCCTTCTGTCCAGATTACCAAAATTTCTTCAAGTACCTCCTCCCTACCAAGCCTGTCCCGGGTCCCCAGTTCAACTGACCACTTCATCCTCTGTCTCCACATTACCTATCACATTGGgctatcagaaataaaagaacatttattgCTCTCATTTATTTATAAGTCTATCTCTTCCCACATCACACTCCCTATTGATGAAAGCTTACTGGAGACAAAAATCCTGCCTAACCTAGTAAAGTCCTTGGATTATATTTCATTACCGATAaactttgaatgaatgaatattgttaTATGAATTTTGTGTATGACAACCtaaaacacagagaggttaacttgTCCCAGCGACTCAACAAAAACTCAAATCTAGTCCCTTTGGCTCCAAGACTGCTACCTTTCCCCTGAATAGCTGCAGGGTGGCATAGCATGGCAGTTAATCCTCAGCTTCTTCGGCCAGAAACCCTGGGGTCAAATCCTTACTCTGACACTTTTAGCTGTGAACTTTgaacaagttgcttaacttctctgtacctcaattttcttatctgaaacGTTGGGGGAAATCATGCTTATTTTACATGACTGTTACGAGAATTAAAATAGATAATCCATACAAAGTACTTAGCCTGTTGTCGGCACATatcaagtactcaataaatgttagccatcaCTATAGCAGTTGCATTTTCTTAAAATCATGTGAAAATGCTATAATCTATAACCATGATTTTTTTTGATTATGTGACACCCAATGATTTAAAAGGTTCCCATTCCTTCCACTCAAATTAGCCAAAATAGGTTAAATCATAAGTTTCTATTTGCCTTATAAATTTCAATATAGAGTTATGTTACTCAGCCATGAAGATGTCTGGGTTAGCATCTCGTTGTtcacacacattttcattttcagtaaatTTTGCTTCTCTTAGAGATAAGTCCTTTGGTCTATCATCTTTATTGGAGTAAATTATGCACTCTCCGCGCTTTGGTATTTTCTCTTCACAGCAGTCTTTGATTTTGCTGGAGATGGAATCTTGTTTCGAACAAATATGGCTCATAATCTTGCTCTGTACCAAATAAGAATgagaaatgactttatttttataatttcttcagGGCTGGATCTTTCTTCATAATAGAATGATTGCATGCAAAACCAACCATAAACATAACATCTGGAATTGCTTCATCAGCTAATTTGAgagataatatttatttaattttggtaTTAATTTAATACATATGAAGTTTCATATTAATGGAAGCTTTATTTCTCAGAATTTTAGATGATGTATTATGAAAAATAGACTATTATAAATCCACATTCATTGCTACATATTAATCTTTTAAATACTATACCCTTACTCCTCTGATATATtggcatttaaattttaaatattgtttctttCACCTGTGCTCCAGTGAGGGCCACCAAAGATGTTATtgtaatacagtcatgtgtcgcttaacgacagggatgtgttctgagaaatgcgtcgttaggtgattttttCATTGCACAAACGTCATAGAGcctacttacacaaacctagatgg includes:
- the AFM gene encoding afamin isoform X4, translating into MTKYKGQCSGEVTLPDCPRLTNDILLEKTCAVKGLPQKYNFSHCCSMVDLERERCFFHNKKSDVGFLPPLPTLDLEEKCQTYKNNRESFLNNCIYEVSRRNPFVFAPTLLTVATRFEEMAKTCCEEQDKANCFRTKAEPVIQYLKALSSYQKNVCGALVKFGPQVLKSINIAILSQKFPKIEFKELTSLLEDVSSKYEGCCEGDAVKCIRRRSKIMSHICSKQDSISSKIKDCCEEKIPKRGECIIYSNKDDRPKDLSLREAKFTENENVCEQRDANPDIFMAEFLFEYSRRHPELSTPELLRIARVYEDLLEECCSTENPPDCYGNAEYKFNETTQRSLKIVQRECEHVQNLGKDDLKYHYLIKFTKIAPQLSTEELTFLGKEMVTALTTCCTLSEEFACVDNLVDLVIGELCGINENRSINPAVDHCCKTDFAFRRPCFEGLEADKTYVPPSTSQGLFTFHADWCQAHKEELQRKKDRFLVNLVKLKPELGGEALQSLPTDFSNVVEKCCKAEGPEACFSEEGPKLAAKSQAA